In Brevibacillus brevis NBRC 100599, a single genomic region encodes these proteins:
- the ptsP gene encoding phosphoenolpyruvate--protein phosphotransferase has translation MSQKITGVKASAGIAIGKAFLLTTPDLQINTVAIEEPANEIQRFQEALARAKNDLEGIVLRVEQEMGTDHADIFKAHLLVLEDPELVDTVKDKITSEKINAESALNDVAQGFIGLFEQMDNEYMRERAADIRDVTKRVLSYLLGVPFAGLGELTEEVIIVADDLTPSDTAQLDRRYVKGFVTDIGGRTSHSAIMARSLEIPAVVGTQGITREVQQATLIILDGHEGIAIIDPSEEEIADYRRKQADYEAQKAELAKLVNDKTVTLDNHHVELAANIGSPEDVAGAIANGAEGVGLFRTEFLYMGRNDFPTEEEQYLAYKHVLEHMGDRPVVIRTLDIGGDKHLSYLALPEEMNPFLGHRAIRLCLDNQELFRTQLRALLRASVHGNLKIMFPMIATLEEFRQAKAILEEEKKSLVNRGIVVSDQYEVGMMIEIPAAALMADQFAREVDFFSIGTNDLIQYTMAADRMNEKVAYLYQPYHPAVLRLLHNVIKAGHAQNKWVGMCGEMAGDPIAIPILLGMGLDEFSMSAGSILPARQQLSRLSAEDAAKQMDTILQMSTSVQVEAFVKEWLERV, from the coding sequence ATGTCCCAAAAGATCACAGGTGTAAAAGCTTCAGCAGGTATAGCCATTGGCAAGGCGTTTTTACTGACAACGCCCGATTTACAGATCAATACCGTAGCGATTGAAGAGCCGGCGAATGAAATCCAGCGCTTTCAAGAGGCGTTGGCTCGTGCGAAAAATGATTTGGAGGGCATCGTTCTGCGCGTGGAGCAGGAGATGGGGACGGATCATGCAGACATTTTCAAAGCTCACCTGCTCGTCTTGGAAGACCCGGAGCTGGTCGATACCGTCAAAGATAAAATTACGAGTGAAAAGATAAACGCCGAAAGTGCCTTGAATGATGTCGCACAAGGATTCATCGGACTTTTTGAGCAAATGGACAACGAATACATGCGGGAGAGGGCAGCAGATATTCGTGACGTGACCAAACGTGTGCTTTCTTACTTGCTCGGTGTACCGTTTGCAGGACTTGGTGAGCTGACAGAAGAAGTGATCATTGTAGCAGATGATTTGACGCCTTCTGATACGGCTCAATTAGACCGACGCTATGTCAAAGGCTTCGTCACAGACATTGGCGGTCGAACCTCGCATTCGGCGATTATGGCACGTTCTCTCGAGATTCCTGCTGTTGTCGGAACACAAGGGATTACTCGTGAAGTTCAGCAAGCAACGCTCATCATTCTCGACGGGCATGAAGGAATCGCGATTATCGACCCGAGTGAAGAAGAGATCGCTGACTACAGACGCAAGCAGGCTGATTACGAAGCGCAAAAAGCCGAACTGGCGAAGCTTGTGAACGATAAAACGGTCACATTGGACAATCATCATGTCGAGCTTGCCGCCAATATCGGAAGTCCTGAAGATGTTGCTGGGGCAATCGCCAACGGAGCTGAAGGTGTCGGGCTGTTCCGCACGGAGTTTCTGTACATGGGACGTAATGATTTCCCGACGGAAGAGGAGCAGTACCTCGCGTACAAGCACGTGCTGGAGCATATGGGCGACCGCCCGGTGGTTATTCGTACATTGGACATTGGCGGGGACAAGCATCTCTCTTACTTGGCTTTGCCAGAAGAAATGAACCCGTTTCTTGGGCATCGCGCCATCCGGCTGTGTCTCGACAACCAAGAATTGTTTCGTACGCAGCTGCGTGCTCTATTGCGCGCAAGTGTACACGGCAATCTGAAAATCATGTTTCCGATGATTGCGACACTAGAGGAGTTCCGCCAGGCGAAAGCGATTTTGGAGGAAGAGAAAAAATCGTTGGTCAATCGCGGAATTGTAGTATCCGATCAGTACGAAGTGGGTATGATGATTGAGATCCCTGCTGCGGCACTGATGGCCGATCAATTTGCACGCGAGGTTGACTTTTTCAGCATTGGAACCAATGATTTAATTCAATACACAATGGCAGCCGACCGTATGAACGAGAAGGTCGCTTATCTCTACCAGCCTTATCACCCTGCCGTTTTGCGCTTGCTGCACAACGTGATTAAAGCAGGGCACGCGCAGAACAAGTGGGTCGGTATGTGCGGGGAGATGGCGGGCGATCCAATCGCGATCCCGATTCTGTTGGGAATGGGTCTGGATGAATTTAGTATGAGTGCAGGGAGCATTTTGCCTGCGCGCCAACAGCTGAGTCGTTTGAGTGCAGAGGACGCAGCGAAACAGATGGATACGATTTTGCAGATGAGCACTTCTGTGCAAGTAGAGGCGTTCGTGAAGGAATGGCTTGAGAGAGTGTAG
- a CDS encoding mannitol-1-phosphate 5-dehydrogenase has product MLAVHFGAGNIGRGFIGQLLQKAGYEIAFVDVNAALVDELNERKMYRVQLATTGKPESVVEGVRAINGQDVAAVAEAIATADLVTTAVGPNILPHIAGAIAAGITQRLTVHARPLNVIACENMIGGSEKLKEHVYEHLTESVQAQAAQWIGFPNAAVDRIVPLQQHADKLLVMVEPFFEWVVDSSQIVGEVPAIEGVTYVEDLAPYIERKLFTVNTGHAVIAYLGYQLGMKTIDEAMRDDRIVQATRGALQETGALLAAKYGFDPQVHGQYVEKILGRYTNPLLSDDIVRVARSPIRKLSQHDRLVGPALQCMEKGMNASYLGLAIAAALAFDYPEDAESARIQASLKEFGWENTLHNCTGIPAGHPLEEIVREQARRLKEWSGSH; this is encoded by the coding sequence ATGCTAGCTGTACATTTTGGAGCAGGGAACATTGGGCGAGGCTTTATCGGACAACTGTTGCAAAAGGCTGGTTATGAAATTGCGTTTGTGGATGTCAATGCGGCTTTGGTCGATGAGCTGAATGAGCGAAAAATGTATCGCGTGCAACTAGCAACAACAGGAAAACCGGAGTCGGTCGTGGAAGGAGTTCGAGCGATAAATGGTCAGGATGTAGCGGCGGTAGCTGAAGCGATCGCCACTGCCGATTTGGTAACAACGGCAGTTGGTCCTAACATTCTTCCGCACATTGCAGGGGCCATCGCAGCTGGTATTACCCAAAGACTTACTGTTCATGCAAGGCCACTGAATGTGATTGCATGCGAAAATATGATCGGCGGCAGCGAGAAGCTGAAGGAGCATGTGTATGAGCATCTGACGGAATCGGTTCAAGCCCAGGCAGCACAATGGATCGGATTCCCCAATGCAGCCGTAGACCGGATTGTTCCTTTGCAGCAGCATGCTGACAAGCTTCTGGTTATGGTGGAACCGTTTTTTGAATGGGTAGTAGATTCGTCACAGATAGTTGGGGAAGTCCCGGCTATTGAGGGCGTTACGTATGTAGAGGATCTGGCGCCGTACATTGAAAGAAAGCTGTTTACCGTCAACACAGGTCATGCAGTCATCGCGTACCTGGGGTATCAGTTGGGGATGAAAACGATTGATGAAGCGATGCGAGACGACCGGATTGTTCAGGCGACACGTGGGGCTCTTCAGGAGACAGGTGCACTGCTTGCTGCCAAGTACGGATTTGATCCGCAAGTTCATGGGCAGTATGTAGAAAAAATCCTCGGCAGATACACCAACCCGCTACTTTCTGACGATATTGTCAGGGTGGCGCGTTCGCCGATTCGCAAGCTGTCGCAGCATGATCGTTTGGTCGGACCTGCGCTGCAATGCATGGAAAAGGGGATGAATGCATCATATTTGGGACTAGCGATTGCAGCGGCACTGGCATTCGACTATCCCGAGGATGCGGAGTCCGCGCGGATACAAGCAAGCCTGAAAGAGTTTGGATGGGAAAATACATTACACAATTGTACCGGCATTCCGGCAGGTCATCCGCTTGAGGAGATCGTGCGCGAACAGGCACGCAGATTGAAGGAATGGTCAGGTAGCCATTGA
- a CDS encoding PTS sugar transporter subunit IIA gives MKNILTAEKIMLNAKVANKEEAIRLAGQLLVRAGHVTEAYLKKMQEREQLATTYIGSGVAIPHGTNESKAEIQSTGISIIQVPEGVDFGEGNTAYLLVGIAAVGDEHLEVLSNIAILCSEEENVKRIVNAASAEEIIAMFSEEV, from the coding sequence ATGAAAAACATACTGACAGCAGAAAAAATCATGTTGAACGCAAAGGTAGCCAATAAGGAAGAAGCAATCAGACTGGCAGGACAATTGCTTGTGCGTGCAGGCCACGTAACGGAGGCGTATCTAAAGAAAATGCAGGAGCGCGAGCAGTTGGCGACCACATACATCGGAAGCGGCGTAGCCATCCCGCATGGAACAAACGAATCCAAGGCAGAGATTCAATCCACTGGGATCTCCATCATTCAGGTTCCCGAGGGCGTAGATTTTGGAGAGGGCAATACAGCTTATTTGCTGGTGGGCATTGCTGCTGTTGGAGATGAGCATTTGGAGGTGCTCTCGAACATCGCAATTCTTTGCTCCGAGGAGGAAAACGTCAAGCGGATTGTGAACGCGGCTTCGGCGGAAGAAATCATCGCGATGTTCTCCGAGGAGGTGTAA
- a CDS encoding BglG family transcription antiterminator → MHVSSRQRSIIEILLKEQKGVTVGSIAEQIGVSGRTVHRELDALDSLFEEFELELVRKTGSGLEVVGTDDQKSALRMSVLHHMTKEYTAQERKAIILCALLEASEPVKLISLAIDLKVTTATISHDLDDLETMLARYDLSLLRKRGYGVELQGTESSKRRAISRLIAEHLDDHELIGIIKENIQNKALRDIDSIAERLLGLIDREKLIKVENALSHLDEELPYPLADSAYLGLVTHLALAMERIEKGEGIHFDEHTLSELNGTPEYEIASNIMERLKQIFQMEIPADEIGYITMHLRGAKLRHSPDDQVWPENTELMVITKRFIQACEERLDIPLSNDASLFHGLLTHLEPALYRLQRKMEIRNPILEQIKQNYPELFAVTSEAVHTILPELRVPDEEIGYLVMHLGAALERTRHEQQWYRALVVCSSGIGSSKILATRIKKEIPEIVSLKNLSMFDLEEVPATDYDLIISTLPLPLDPAEYVVVSPLLPPDDIQKIKYQLHTTSQKQSHQEKSQPVPAGQQSIEQLRAMQYYTAYANELYDGLWGMRWDNRDQDIAQLLSQIIKRQKERGTIEEVEPVVKQLIEREKLGGLGIPGTSLALFHGRNEAVNKASFTFHQLREPVLLRSMDEEVISIDMLLLLLGPKEVPKEGLEVLSEISSLLIEEEMQAVLKTGETQQIADYIAGKMYAFCLKKIGLERTK, encoded by the coding sequence ATGCATGTATCCTCTCGACAGCGATCCATTATCGAGATTTTATTGAAGGAACAAAAAGGAGTTACCGTTGGTTCGATCGCCGAGCAGATTGGGGTAAGCGGCCGTACCGTTCACAGGGAATTGGATGCACTGGATTCCTTGTTTGAAGAATTTGAACTGGAGTTAGTCAGAAAAACAGGCTCAGGACTTGAAGTGGTGGGGACCGACGACCAAAAGAGTGCACTCAGAATGTCTGTCCTGCATCACATGACGAAGGAATACACCGCGCAGGAACGTAAGGCCATTATCCTATGCGCGCTCCTGGAGGCATCGGAGCCAGTCAAGCTGATTTCGCTGGCGATCGATTTGAAAGTGACTACCGCGACCATCAGCCATGATCTGGATGATTTGGAGACCATGCTCGCCCGTTACGACCTGTCACTCTTGCGAAAAAGAGGGTACGGCGTAGAGCTGCAAGGTACAGAGTCGTCCAAGCGGCGAGCGATTAGTCGACTGATTGCCGAGCATCTGGATGATCACGAGCTGATAGGGATTATCAAAGAAAATATTCAAAACAAGGCACTGCGAGACATCGACTCGATAGCGGAACGGCTACTTGGCTTGATTGACCGGGAAAAGCTGATCAAGGTCGAGAATGCATTGAGCCATCTGGACGAGGAGCTTCCCTATCCTTTGGCGGACAGCGCCTATCTCGGATTGGTCACACATTTGGCTTTGGCCATGGAACGGATTGAAAAAGGGGAAGGCATTCATTTTGACGAGCATACCCTTAGTGAATTGAATGGAACTCCTGAATACGAAATTGCCAGCAACATCATGGAACGGCTGAAGCAAATTTTCCAAATGGAAATCCCGGCGGATGAGATCGGCTATATTACGATGCATTTGCGGGGAGCCAAGCTGCGGCATTCTCCGGATGACCAGGTATGGCCCGAAAATACGGAGCTCATGGTCATTACGAAACGCTTCATTCAAGCCTGCGAAGAACGTTTGGACATTCCGCTTAGTAATGACGCCTCGCTATTCCATGGGCTGCTGACGCATTTGGAGCCAGCGTTGTACCGATTACAGCGGAAGATGGAGATTCGCAATCCGATTCTCGAACAGATCAAGCAAAACTATCCAGAGCTGTTTGCCGTAACAAGTGAAGCGGTCCATACGATTTTGCCAGAGCTACGGGTTCCAGATGAAGAGATCGGATACCTAGTGATGCATCTTGGTGCGGCATTGGAGAGAACGCGCCATGAGCAGCAGTGGTACCGGGCATTGGTAGTCTGTTCCAGTGGGATCGGCTCCTCCAAGATTTTGGCAACGCGCATTAAAAAAGAAATACCGGAGATCGTCAGCTTGAAAAATCTGTCCATGTTTGACTTGGAAGAGGTTCCGGCAACGGATTATGACTTGATCATTTCCACCCTTCCATTGCCGCTTGATCCAGCGGAGTATGTCGTGGTCAGCCCGCTGCTTCCGCCAGACGATATCCAAAAAATTAAATATCAATTGCACACGACGAGCCAAAAACAATCCCATCAGGAGAAAAGTCAGCCGGTTCCCGCAGGACAGCAGTCCATCGAACAACTAAGGGCCATGCAATACTACACTGCGTATGCCAATGAGCTTTACGATGGGCTGTGGGGAATGCGATGGGATAACCGTGATCAGGACATCGCCCAGCTTTTGAGCCAAATCATCAAGAGGCAAAAAGAGCGCGGAACGATTGAGGAGGTCGAACCGGTAGTCAAGCAGCTGATCGAGCGGGAAAAGCTCGGCGGTTTAGGGATTCCGGGAACATCCTTGGCCCTTTTTCACGGAAGAAATGAAGCAGTGAACAAGGCGTCTTTTACGTTTCACCAATTACGAGAGCCAGTGCTTCTTCGCTCGATGGATGAAGAAGTGATATCCATTGATATGCTTCTGTTACTTCTAGGGCCGAAAGAAGTGCCGAAGGAAGGGCTGGAAGTACTCAGCGAGATCAGCTCCCTTTTGATTGAAGAAGAAATGCAAGCAGTTTTGAAAACAGGAGAAACACAGCAAATTGCTGATTATATAGCGGGCAAAATGTATGCGTTTTGCCTCAAAAAGATAGGATTGGAGAGAACGAAATGA
- a CDS encoding PTS mannitol transporter subunit IICB has protein sequence MESVEAKNASGGIRVSVQKFGRFLSAMVMPNIGAFIAWGLITALFIPTGWRPNEELAKLVGPMITYLLPLLIGYTGGKMVHDVRGGVVGAVATMGVVVGADIPMFLGAMIMGPLGGWVIKKVDQLFEGKIRSGFEMLVNNFSAGIVGGLLTLLAFKAIGPVVVGLSKALAAGVEVIVGAGLLPLASIFIEPAKILFLNNAINHGILSPIGLDEAAKIGQSVFFLLESNPGPGLGILLAYWLAGRGSAKQSAPGAVIIHFFGGIHEIYFPYVLMNPRLILAAIGGGMAGVFTFTLLGAGLVAPPSPGSIFALIAMAPRGGLLPVLAGVLAATVVSFLIASALLKMSAKTDEDELEKATEKMQEMKGKKAQEQEVVEAPVKHEVAAADVKKVVFSCDAGMGSSAMGAASLRKKFKDAGLAEITVINTAINDIPSDADIVITHKSLTERAQVKAPSAEHISIENFLNSPEYDKLVKRLG, from the coding sequence ATGGAGAGCGTGGAAGCAAAAAACGCTTCGGGTGGAATACGGGTCTCGGTACAAAAGTTTGGACGATTCTTGAGTGCGATGGTCATGCCAAATATCGGTGCTTTCATCGCTTGGGGATTGATTACCGCTTTATTTATTCCGACAGGTTGGCGGCCTAACGAAGAGTTGGCCAAATTGGTCGGACCGATGATTACGTATTTACTACCACTGCTGATCGGTTATACCGGCGGAAAAATGGTCCATGATGTTCGAGGCGGGGTCGTAGGTGCCGTTGCTACGATGGGGGTTGTCGTAGGTGCAGACATCCCGATGTTCTTGGGAGCCATGATCATGGGTCCTTTGGGCGGCTGGGTCATCAAAAAAGTAGACCAGTTGTTCGAAGGAAAAATTCGTTCCGGCTTTGAAATGCTGGTGAATAACTTTTCCGCGGGTATTGTTGGTGGTTTACTGACACTTTTGGCATTCAAGGCAATTGGGCCTGTTGTTGTAGGCTTGAGCAAGGCGCTTGCAGCGGGTGTAGAAGTCATTGTAGGTGCAGGGCTGTTGCCGCTTGCCAGCATTTTCATCGAGCCAGCGAAGATTTTGTTCCTGAACAACGCGATTAACCACGGTATTTTGAGCCCAATCGGTCTGGATGAAGCGGCGAAGATAGGTCAATCGGTTTTCTTCCTGCTTGAATCCAATCCGGGGCCAGGTTTGGGAATTTTGTTGGCATACTGGCTTGCTGGCAGAGGTAGTGCCAAGCAATCGGCTCCGGGTGCTGTCATCATTCACTTCTTCGGAGGTATCCACGAAATTTACTTCCCGTATGTGCTGATGAATCCGCGCTTGATTCTGGCGGCAATTGGTGGCGGGATGGCTGGTGTGTTTACCTTCACCTTGCTTGGCGCAGGATTGGTGGCGCCACCGTCTCCAGGTAGTATTTTCGCCTTGATTGCAATGGCACCGCGTGGTGGATTGCTACCGGTACTGGCTGGTGTGTTGGCCGCGACTGTCGTGTCTTTCCTTATCGCATCTGCTCTCTTGAAAATGAGCGCGAAGACAGACGAAGATGAACTGGAAAAAGCGACAGAAAAAATGCAAGAGATGAAAGGCAAAAAAGCGCAGGAACAAGAAGTAGTAGAAGCTCCCGTGAAGCATGAGGTTGCTGCTGCTGACGTGAAGAAAGTCGTCTTCTCTTGCGATGCGGGTATGGGCTCCAGTGCGATGGGAGCGGCGTCCTTGCGCAAAAAGTTCAAGGATGCGGGCCTGGCCGAGATTACGGTCATCAATACGGCGATCAACGACATTCCAAGTGACGCTGATATCGTCATTACGCACAAGTCTTTAACAGAGAGAGCGCAGGTCAAAGCGCCTTCTGCGGAGCATATCTCCATTGAAAATTTCTTGAATAGTCCCGAGTATGACAAGTTGGTCAAACGCCTGGGGTAA